One Leifsonia shinshuensis DNA window includes the following coding sequences:
- a CDS encoding phosphoglyceromutase, which translates to MPTPYTLILLRHGNSVWNQQNLFTGWVDVRLSEQGVAEATRAGELLAESGLTPDILYTSVLTRAIQTANIALDVADRLWIPVERSWRLNERHYGALQGLDKAETLEKYGPEQFQLWRRSFDVPPPPLADDSEWSQANDPRYADLGDDLPRTECLKDVIARMLPYWESDITVSLAEGKTVLVTAHGNSLRALVKHLDGISDEEIADLNIPTGIPLVYKLDETFAPIEPAVYLDPEAAAAGAAAVAAQGKK; encoded by the coding sequence ATGCCCACCCCCTACACTTTGATCCTCCTCCGCCACGGCAACAGTGTGTGGAACCAGCAGAACCTGTTCACCGGCTGGGTCGACGTCCGGCTCAGCGAGCAGGGCGTCGCCGAGGCCACCCGCGCCGGCGAGCTCCTGGCCGAGTCCGGCCTGACCCCCGACATCCTCTACACGTCGGTCCTCACCCGCGCGATCCAGACCGCGAACATCGCGCTGGACGTGGCCGACCGGCTCTGGATCCCGGTCGAGCGCTCCTGGCGTCTCAACGAGCGACACTACGGAGCGCTGCAGGGCCTCGACAAGGCGGAGACCCTGGAGAAGTACGGCCCGGAGCAGTTCCAGCTCTGGCGCCGCTCGTTCGACGTCCCGCCGCCGCCGCTCGCCGACGACAGCGAGTGGTCGCAGGCGAACGACCCGCGCTACGCCGACCTCGGCGACGACCTGCCGCGCACCGAGTGCCTGAAAGACGTCATCGCGCGGATGCTGCCGTACTGGGAGTCCGACATCACCGTCAGCCTCGCCGAGGGCAAGACCGTCCTGGTCACGGCGCACGGCAACTCGCTGCGCGCGCTCGTGAAGCACCTCGACGGCATCTCCGACGAGGAGATCGCCGACCTCAACATCCCGACCGGCATCCCGCTGGTCTACAAGCTCGACGAGACCTTCGCGCCGATCGAGCCCGCCGTGTACCTCGACCCGGAGGCCGCCGCCGCCGGCGCCGCCGCGGTCGCGGCCCAGGGCAAGAAGTAG